A section of the Castanea sativa cultivar Marrone di Chiusa Pesio chromosome 12, ASM4071231v1 genome encodes:
- the LOC142619376 gene encoding uncharacterized protein LOC142619376, giving the protein MTCASQKLSMTTILKPLLLLLQILLLSLLPLSSTASPATQAEALIKWKNSLLPSSFLSSWSSTNITNLCKWNGLVCDSTGTVSEIIISGANLNGTLAQFNFTPFLNVTRFDLSNNLLSGPIPSEIGQLTKLQYVSFYNNFLTGTIPYQFRNLQKVWHLDLGSNYLETPDWSKFLSMPLLTWLSFGYNSLTSGFPGFILYCQNLTYLDLAQNQLNGTVPEMVYTNLDKLEYLNLTDNLFQGPVSPNITKLSKLIDLRLGRNKFSGVIPENIGSMSNLQIVELYNNSFEGKIPSSIGQLTELLHLDVRWNSLNSTIPSELGFCTKLTYLALASNSLTGEVPLSLTNLTKVTDLGLSENNLSGEISPYFLSNWTELTSLQLQNNLFTGKIPLEIGMLTKLDLVLLFNNAFTGSIPSEVGNLKILTQLDLSNNRLSGPIPLVLWNLTNLQILQLFSNSLTGTIPPAIGNMASLQTIDLNTNQLYGELPNTISRLINLRSISLFTNNFWGNIPSDFGKFSPSLSGVSFANNSFSGELPPELCSGFSLQNFTVNSNNFTGPLPECLRNCSLLQRVRFDGNNFNGNITNAFGIHPNLYFISFNDNQFIGIISPEWAECGSLTNLEMGRNRISGEIPAELGRLPQLHSLILDSNELSGQIPSALGNLSLFELNLSKNLLTGEIPQSLGNLVQLEELDLSENKLTGNIPKELGNCGRLLSLDLSNNNLLGEIPSELGNLIALNVLLDLSSNSLSGTIPSNLAKLISLESLNISHNQLSGEIPGLFTSMVSLRPSSIDFSYNKLIGQIPTSKVFEEAPAIAYIGNSGLCGNATGLSTCYTDSTKKKHSNTVLIAVLIPVCGLFLLAIIVAVLIIFYRKAKFHDEESRRIGETDGNYGSLIWEREGRFTFGDLVKATEDFNEKYCVGKGGFGTVYRAALPTGQIVAVKRLNMSDSTDIPAANRQSFETEIRVLTEVRHRNIIKLYGFCSMRGYMYLVYEYVERGSLGNALYGLEGKAELNWDTRVRIVQGVAHAVAYLHHDCSPPIVHRDITVNNILLESEFEPRLSDFGVARLLNPDTSNWTTIAGSYGYMAPELALSMRLTDKCDVYSFGVVALEVMMGRHPREILSSLSLKSRTATPVSDTAEFLLKDALDQRLPPPTGQTAEEVVFVVTIALACVRDTPEARPTMRFVAQELSAQIQACLSDQFDNITISKLTGHQK; this is encoded by the exons ATGACATGTGCAAGTCAAAAACTAAGCATGACAACCATTCTAAAGCCTCTGCTCCTTCTCCTTCAGATTCTATTGCTCTCTTTGCTTCCACTAAGCAGCACAGCATCACCAGCAACACAAGCAGAAGCTCTTATCAAATGGAAAAACAGCCTCctcccttcttcttttctcaGCTCTTGGTCCTCTACCAACATCACCAACCTATGCAAATGGAACGGCTTGGTCTGCGACTCAACCGGAACAGTCTCCGAAATAATCATCTCTGGTGCCAACCTCAATGGAACACTAGCCCAGTTCAACTTCACTCCATTTCTTAATGTCACTCGCTTTGACCTCAGCAACAACTTACTCAGCGGACCAATACCTTCGGAGATAGGCCAGTTAACAAAGCTCCAGTACGTAAGCTTCTACAACAACTTTCTTACTGGTACAATTCCCTATCAGTTCAGAAATCTTCAAAAGGTATGGCACTTAGACCTTGGATCAAACTACTTAGAAACACCTGACTGGTCTAAGTTCTTGAGCATGCCTTTGTTGACCTGGCTTAGCTTTGGTTATAATTCCCTCACTTCTGGGTTCCCAGGATTTATACTTTATTGCCAAAACTTGACTTACTTGGATTTGGCCCAGAATCAGTTGAATGGAACAGTACCAGAAATGGTATATACCAATCTTGATAAGCTTGAGTACCTTAATCTAACTGACAATTTGTTCCAGGGACCAGTGTCCCCAAACATTACCAAGCTTTCCAAACTCATAGATCTTCGTCTAGGACGAAACAAGTTCAGTGGTGTAATTCCTGAAAATATTGGGTCAATGTCCAATCTTCAAATTGTAGAACTGTACAACAATTCATTTGAAGGGAAAATTCCCTCTTCAATTGGTCAGTTGACAGAGCTCTTGCATCTCGATGTTAGATGGAATTCCTTGAATTCTACAATTCCTTCTGAGCTAGGCTTTTGTACTAAACTCACCTACTTGGCCCTGGCTTCCAATTCACTCACTGGGGAAGTGCCTCTGTCTTTAACCAACTTGACCAAAGTTACCGACTTGGGTTTATCTGAAAATAACCTTTCCGGTGAGATCTCACCCTACTTTCTCAGCAATTGGACAGAATTAACCTCGTTGCAGCTTCAGAACAATCTTTTCACTGGCAAAATTCCACTGGAAATTGGCATGTTGACCAAGCTCGATCTTGTTTTACTGTTCAATAATGCGTTCACAGGTTCAATTCCCTCTGAGGTAGGtaacttgaaaattttgacacaactAGATCTATCAAACAACCGCCTGTCTGGTCCAATTCCTCTAGTACTGTGGAACCTCACAAACCTTCAGATTCTACAACTTTTCTCAAACAGTCTCACTGGCACAATCCCACCAGCAATTGGAAATATGGCTTCGCTGCAAACTATTGATCTCAACACTAACCAGCTATACGGGGAATTGCCTAATACCATTTCTCGCCTCATTAATTTGCGGAGCATCTCTCTTTTCACCAATAACTTTTGGGGTAATATTCCGAGTGACTTTGGGAAATTTAGTCCTTCTCTAAGCGGTGTTAGTTTTGCAAACAACAGCTTCTCTGGAGAACTGCCACCTGAACTGTGTAGTGGCTTCAGTCTTCAAAATTTCACAGTGAATAGTAACAACTTCACAGGGCCATTGCCTGAGTGCTTGAGAAATTGTTCGCTACTACAGAGAGTGCGATTTGATGGAAACAACTTCAATGGCAACATCACAAATGCATTTGGGATTCATCCaaatctttatttcatttcttttaatgACAATCAATTTATTGGCATAATCTCACCGGAGTGGGCAGAATGTGGATCTCTAACCAATTTAGAGATGGGGAGAAACAGAATTTCGGGTGAAATCCCAGCTGAGCTTGGGAGGTTGCCTCAATTGCACTCTTTAATTCTTGACTCAAACGAATTGTCTGGGCAAATTCCAAGTGCATTGGGAAATCTAAGCTTGTTTGAGCTCAATCTGAGCAAGAATCTTCTGACAGGAGAGATTCCTCAGAGCCTAGGCAATTTGGTTCAGCTTGAGGAACTTGATTTGTCTGAGAACAAATTAACTGGGAACATACCGAAAGAGCTTGGGAATTGTGGGAGATTATTGAGCTTGGACTTGAGCAACAATAACCTATTGGGTGAAATACCGTCTGAACTTGGTAATTTAATTGCATTGAATGTCTTGTTAGACCTCAGCAGCAATTCACTCTCAGGAACAATTCCTTCAAACCTGGCAAAGCTTATATCATTGGAAAGTCTTAACATTTCACATAACCAGCTCTCAGGGGAGATCCCGGGATTATTTACAAGCATGGTTAGTTTACGCCCCAGCTCCATTGATTTTTCCTATAACAAGTTAATAGGTCAAATCCCAACTAGTAAAGTTTTCGAAGAGGCACCTGCAATTGCATACATTGGAAACTCAGGTCTGTGTGGAAATGCAACAGGACTAAGTACTTGTTATACAGATTCCACAAAGAAAAAGCATTCGAATACAGTTCTAATTGCTGTCCTCATTCCGGTTTGTGGCCTTTTTTTGCTTGCAATTATTGTTGCtgtattaataatattttaccgGAAAGCCAAATTCCATGATGAAGAAAGCAGAAGAATTGGAGAGACTGATGGGAACTATGGGTCATTGATATGGGAAAGAGAAGGTAGATTCACATTTGGGGATCTTGTGAAGGCCACTGAGGACTTCAATGAGAAGTACTGTGTGGGAAAAGGTGGATTTGGAACCGTTTACAGAGCAGCACTGCCAACAGGTCAAATTGTTGCTGTTAAAAGGCTCAACATGTCAGACTCCACTGACATTCCAGCAGCCAATCGCCAGAGTTTTGAGACTGAGATTCGTGTGTTGACAGAAGTTAGGCACCGGAATATCATTAAGCTTTATGGGTTCTGTTCAATGAGGGGGTACATGTACTTGGTCTATGAATATGTAGAGAGAGGCAGTTTGGGAAATGCATTGTATGGGCTGGAAGGGAAAGCGGAGCTGAACTGGGATACAAGGGTGAGAATTGTGCAAGGTGTGGCTCATGCAGTTGCTTACTTGCACCATGATTGCTCTCCACCAATTGTGCACCGAGACATAACTGTGAATAACATATTGCTGGAGTCCGAGTTTGAGCCACGACTCTCAGATTTTGGCGTTGCAAGGTTGTTGAACCCAGATACGAGTAACTGGACAACAATTGCTGGGTCTTACGGCTACATGGCTCCAG AGCTTGCGCTTTCAATGCGATTAACAGATAAATGTGACGTTTATAGCTTTGGAGTGGTGGCATTAGAAGTTATGATGGGAAGGCACCCTAGGGAGATCCTATCTTCCTTGTCATTAAAGTCAAGAACAGCGACACCAGTTTCAGACACTGCAGAATTTCTTTTAAAGGATGCTCTAGACCAAAGACTCCCACCACCCACAGGCCAAACAGCAGAGGAGGTGGTGTTTGTAGTGACCATAGCCTTAGCATGTGTGCGTGACACTCCAGAGGCACGACCCACCATGCGTTTTGTGGCACAAGAACTATCAGCTCAAATCCAAGCTTGCCTGTCCGACCAATTCGACAATATAACGATTAGTAAGCTTACAGGGCATCAGAAATAG